Within Plectropomus leopardus isolate mb chromosome 23, YSFRI_Pleo_2.0, whole genome shotgun sequence, the genomic segment gagaaaaagacacattttaaatgacatatgaTGTTATTTAGaacttgtttgtcaaaaaaaaaagcgacagtggaggatcccccgcacccgACAGAGGTCCTCGCTACGcccataatgtcctaaaatcctagaaacatcctaaaactcCAGAAACGTCTTATGAATTcctgaaacgtcctaaaatcctgaaaaccacctaaaatctagaaacatgtatgaagCTGCGACCGGCCCCTGGCCCCTTTGACTGTCTGCACGTTTGTGTACTTACGTTTTCCTTGGAGGTATCATGAGAGCTGGCCTGATTGGCGGCGCTCTGTCCCCCGGCCGCACCGCCCTGCACAGAGGGCGTGGCTTGCTGTGACGCTGCCAGCGCCGTAGCGACCTCTAACCGGTTGCTGGGCGactcctccagctgcagcaggttgAGCGGCGAGGAGCATCGGGACTGGAAGAGGGGCGACTCTGCGCCCTCGCGGTCAGCGGGCGTCTGGCTGTAGGACTGCGGGGTGCTGCTGCGAGACGCGGCGCAGGTGGCTGCGACAGGTACGGGGTTGGAGATGACAGTAGGGGCGGGAGCTGGGGCGGTGGGGGGGTATGTAAAGTTGGGGTTGTAGAAGTGTCCCGGGGTGGCGCCCGGCTGAGAGATGGGCGTTCCCATCTGGGGGAACATGTAGTTGGGCAGAACCAGGGCCATCATGGGTTGGACCATCTGGTTCGGGGGGAAACGTAGCGGGTCTTGGGCGGGTATGGGCTGTGGGATCGGTGGGTAAACGGGGTAGATCGGAAGCATACCAGGAGCGAACGGGGCGGCGGGGATGCTGGCCTGTGAGCCTACAGACGGCCAGGAGGAGGAGTTTGTCGGGGGTGCGATGGGCACGTTGAGCGGTACGGGTGCTGTGCCGGTTCTGGGGTCACGCCGGCTCCCGTTCACACCCAGGGAGCTGTGCTGGTCTGACGACTCCTGGTGCTTCAGTCTCTTACCGCCACGACCACGTCTGTGACCGGTGCTGCTTCCCGCCGCGGGGTAATCCCGAGAACAACGCACTCCTGCGAAACAAGAAGACGCACAattcaacaaaatgttttcaatttttagAACCAActgcaactttatttataaagctgtgtgtgtgtgtgtgtgtgtgtgtgtgtgtgtgtctctaccTCGTGACAGAGGGTTTGCAGCCGCGGTCTGACAGCGCAGATTTGAAGACGTCGTCTGATCGAAAACTCGCAGCTTGCTGAGGTCCTTGAAGCGGTCGAGGAAcgcctgctcctcctgctgggTGTGTGCGGATAGCACCTCCTTTGTGAGACCCATCCGgcctcctccacttcctcctcctcctcctgcaccacttccacttcctcctcctcctgcaccacctccacttcctcctcctcctgcaccacctccacttcctcctcctcctgcaccacctccacttcctcctcctcctacacTTCCACTTCTCCGGGTGTCCCTCTCGGGCTGAGTGGCTTGAGGGGGTGAAGGCgggggaggcagaggagggaagGGGACCGTTGTGTTAGCGGGAGGCGACGGGCCGCTGGTGGGAGGAGTAGGCGTTGTTGTGGGAGCAGCAAGAGTGGGAGTTGTAGGAGCCTCCTCCATGATGATGTCTGTGACCGAGGAAAAAGCAGAGAGGGGCGTTAAAGCAGAGAAGTGAGACGATGATACAAGAAGGAAAAGTTAAATACAGAAAACGCTTTAAACTCAACAAACTCATGGATTTAGTGCTACTGTCGCACTgcgttcttaaaaaaaatcattatacactttaaaaagacaaaaaggacagaaaacatTTGGGTTAAGCAAGTAATAAGGCTGCGAGAAGAAGCAACACccaaaaatgaaagagaaaatttCCAATGAGAAACAAAGTCATAAATCAGATGACCTGCAGTCTGATGTTTTATCATGAGGCTGCAGGGGTTTTATCATTCTTAAGACtttcaaagtaataaaaatcttttttgttatgatgtactttgcaaaacaaaaaaattaaagcaacatAAGTCTGGGCGATATGGCAAAAATATgattatggtcatttttttccataatgatcacagggtttcccacacattaagTTATTTGTGGTGacctgccacaattaaaacatctgcagccatgcacataatatttgtttttggagctggattgttcattaggagcactactgaaatatttaaataccaTTCAGCTGATGATTGTACCCACTCACTGAGCGCAGAGCGTAATCTGGGCACAGGCGGAGCAGAActtcaggtgcagtgaaagtgaaacttagctGCCCTCgctctaaaagtttgcttttagcagcagctgctcctctcattgtcatagagcttgtttttcaaaaaaaagtgccGGATGAGGATCCCCCACAACcccccagaaatgtcctaaaatccaagtaACATcgtaaaatttgaaaaactaaaaagccCTCAGAGTATCTCACTTGCACAaccttcttttgttttgttttgtgcaaataaatcTTAGACctataaaaaagttgctggtgTGGTACCTTTTCAGGTGATTTGTTTCCTATCTTGGTTGGCAGCAACCAACGGCATATTTAGCAAACCATCTTCATCTAAAATTTGTCGATTTTGAGACCACTTCCTTATGCACGTAATTGACGCTGTGTTACCATTTTTGTCTATAACATCCTAAACTTTGGAGGATAACGTGagtgcaaattgtttttttcgcCCAGCCCCACAAGACATGCATGGACCTCTTACCAGAAGAAACAAAATGCTGAGTAACGAGCTGTTTAGAGAGTGTGAGTGTTGAGGATTCCCACCTGACTCGGGTGGCTTCTTGTCTCCCACATGCACGATGGTGCTGCTGAAGCTACACTGCGACGTGACTGAGGCTACACTCTCTGCCTTTGTGGCCATGGTcaggggaggcagaggaggtggTTCACTTACGAGGTTAACTGAACCACCTGCAGAGAGAACAATCCAACAAGTTTGCTGTAAATGATCGTTTACTGTccacacatgcagcacacatGAACAAAGCATGCTCGTCTGTCATCTAGGAAGCTGCCATGAGGCAAATTAATGATgctgcatcaaaaaaaaatccatattcaACAACAAGAATAAGATTTATTATCAGTATTTTTGTTggtaaatgcaaaataaaattaaataagtgGATCAGAGATATCGCTAAGGCAAACTTGCGAGAAGCTCCTAGTTTATCACCTACGAACCACATCAGCTGCAGttagctattaaaaaaaagtaccttGGTTGTTGCTCGCCTCCTGCTGTTTGTCGTCGTCAGACGTGGAGGACGCCGTGTAGGAGCCACACTTCCTTTTAACCGTGTTGGGAATGTTACAGCTGTCCAAGTACCTGCGATGCAGAGCGATGTTGGATTAGGGAAGTAATggcaacatatttttatttataatttttctatataatttcaaaacttttcaataactttttaggaccaataataataataatttaggaAAAAGTTGTACACACACCTTATGATGCTGTCCAGACAGTTGATCTGCTGGTACGAGTAGCCAGTCGGAGGCTCCTTCGGGACAAGCGGAGCAGGCACCAGAGCTTTGGGAGGTTTCGTCATGTCGGCGATCAAACCTCTGATTGGGTCACTGTTGATGGCTCTGATGCTCGCTGCGCCTGAATAAAGGAAACAGAGGAGTGGGACATCAGATTAGGTCATGTGGTCACAATTCAAGTGAGACAACATCAGATAAACTACATGTTGTGAGAAAGCCCGTCTCTCAGTTCATCTGATTGAACGATGGTAAAAAACTGCCATGAGTCTCTCACCTCTAAATCGTTTAAGGTTTAATCGGGGCCTAACTAAACTCTGctgtgtaatgtaatgtatgttGTATTTTACCTGCACTGGTGTTTTTTCTGGGCGTTGGACGGTTACGGGACTCGATAAAAACCTGCTGTCCGTTAGTCTTGACCATGTGGACATCTTTGCAGATCTGCTGGAACGTCATCTGGAAAAGTGACAGCAACAGACTCGTTAAAAAACTCgtaaaaatgacctaaattgTAGGTAAATCCAAAAGCACTGGTTGCGTATAAAACTCACAGGTTTGTGCAAAGCGATCACGGCGGCAGCCTCGTCCATGGCGGGGCCGTTGCTGTCGCTGGACGAGGCGGCGCTGAGGTGCTGCTGGTGTGAACGCCGGGAGCCTCGGGAGCCGCTGGAGCCGATTGAGCTGTAGCCCTGAGAGCTGCCGCTGTGCACCGGCTGCACCAGGAGCCGGTGGATCTGCTCGCTCAGCTGGACGACGTCGGGAGTGGTGGCCCGGGTCTCGCAGCCCTGCGGTGTGGTGAACACGTCTTCATTCAGAGGGCTCCTGGAGACGGGGAATAACGTTAGTTATGATCATGATTAGTGTCCTGGAAGTTTCTGTCTTTACGTGAGAAAAACAATTTGTAATCTTACGTTCTGACTTTGTGGCGCCCGACGATGAACGCCACCTTGCGGCTCCAGGGGTTGACAAAGGAGGACCAGCTGGTGTCGATGGTCAGATATTCCCCGCTGCGGGCGCACATCCTCAGGGGAGTGTAGTCAAACGGCTGCCCTGCAAACTGAAAGACTGAAGAGAGGACAGTGCAGACGTATATGAGACTGAGTTCTTCTCACTCAATAGTACAACAAAACGAAAATACGAGAAAATTCAGCGACAACAGGTCACTGATTCCTGTGTAAATCAACAGTATGTTCAGTGCAAAATATACTCACTCTTCTCATGTATAGCCACCATTAAGGGTCTGTCTTCAGGGTGGATGTAGAGCAGGGTCGGGGTTCCCACCAGGTCCTGAGGCAGGTAGCCCAGCAGTGGCACTGCCCTGCAAACACGTTTATTCACACTCTGTTAGACTCTAACTGTCTGTTGGTgccctgcagcagcacagcgaTCACTTTACAGCTGAATATTCACGTGTGGAAAGTGATGAATAGCAGTTCGTGTTTTCACTGTGGAGGAAAATAACAGGGTTCCTACACCTTTCTAAAAGTCAAATTCAAGCACTTAAGGTGCATTTTCAAGCTTCGCTCAGATGTTGTTGCTTTATAAACCCCATGtttggaagatttttttaataatgagccgcctttgaaattttttttcagGCGAGCGCCATATAGCCAGTGCTATTTCctctggtaaaaacactgagtgaGTCGATGTGTTGCAGCAGTTGACAGTTGGCAGCTAATAAGTGCATTCAAATTATGAATATTTTGGGACCTGAACAGATAAAAACTGTGCATAAATGTCCGGACTGAGGACATCAGGTTTAACTCTGATCAACATACACAATAACTATCATTTAATTTCACTATATTGTGGCTCTTATGTGTGTAGTGCCGctttaattatgtttattattttctattttattttcatatatgtatttattgactTTCATAGAACAATCTCATAATGGTTGTATGCTTCATGAGAgcatttgattaaaataaaaaagttagaagccaaaaataagaatttaaaaatactgaatataaaATGTGGTTAATTAACTTACATTTACATTGATCctttaaaagtgtttattttaggAATAATGCATgactgatttttattaaaataacattattaaaaatgtcatcgACCCCCTGCAGCACATAAAACTAAACCCCCAGGGGTGTCCGTACCACCTTCTGAGAAAAATGGCTCTAAACAACCAGAAGTCTGTTTccttccatgatttttttttttgttgttttcaagcCAGCACTCATTAACAGAGGGACCTCCCGGCATGTTATCATCTGTCAGCCTCCCACTGCTCCATCAGAGGGCACACATGAAAAAAGACTGATCACACATGCTCAGAGCGGCAAGCGAGGCTCGAGTGGAGTCCTCTTCATTTTGTGTATAAAAGCAAAAGCAATTGTGCAATCtccaaatcttttttatttctttatctaaAAAGCAAACTATTCAGTctgatattgatttaatttctatTTCAAACAGTTTCAAGCACTTTATTCAGAATCCAAGCAACTTTCAAACCTTTAAAGAGTAATAAAACCCCTGATTTGGCTTGAATGTCTTCTCCTTGGACTGTGAAAAGTATCAAAAATTTGGTTGGGGTTGAGACACACCCAGTCAGCCGACCGTGCtgcctcttgatccacagcacctccctgcccccCGCACACACAACATAAAGTCAATCCAATCTGTAGACTGTGCCTGACAGTTGAATAACTTTGCAATACCTCAAGGAAATAGTTCTTTGCATCTAAGCTGTTGCTTAATGGggtgtttaaaacaaaaaaacagatcctttctgtaatattttttgGCCTTGCTTCTGTCTCGAGGGGATTTTTCTGCCCCTTTCAGAGGgtatttttcaatgtttgtTGCTCTGGTGCAACCTGAGTTACCTGGTTGGTAATGAAAGCAGGCTCTGGCTATCAAGATCAGCCATAatcaaaatttcaatttcaatagCCAAGTTTCAACCTTTAGAGTACAGTCACTATTGATGTTTATAGCAATATATGTGGAAATTTAACACTTTGCGCTCAAATGTCAAGAATTGGACCTGAATAAACCAACACTACTAAATACccatacataaaaatatatattgcttttaaactgaaaaacatggtttgggggtttagttactctttaaaacacaacaagtATATTTCCAAGGATTTCCAGCACCCTgaaaaaattagcataaaaattTGAAATGACTGACCTCTCATCAACTTCCTGAAAGAGGCAACTAGGAGTGTGACTGGTGGTGAAGATCCTCTTGTCCGGAGGGATACGAGGAGCTGACAGCCACAGAGACAACAcatgaaaagcatgttttgagGTCAGACTGACTAATAACTTCAGTCAGTAGATATGATAAACAATTTACTCTAAAGGCCATCATGTTGTGTCTATTATATATCCAGTTCCAGCGTATTCAAagttcaaaaacaaatcagggACACCTTTCAGTACAGTTTAAAGTATATGTGACTGtcaaattattaataatgaGTGAAGTTCATAATCATGCATCAGTAGAGATGCACCATAATATCGGCAGATAGCGGCTTTAAAGGGAAATATCAGCACCGGCAGTGTGGGAGGGAGGGGTCAAGAGCTTTGTGTCATGTGTCCCTTTGCTTGCATAAATACAGATTGTAGTAGAACGTTAAATACCTTCATATCCGGAGTGGACCCTCTCTGCGATGAGCAGGCAGCACGGCTGTGGCTCAGCGTCATCTGAGTCTCTGATGGTGAGCTGGTAGGGCGTGAGGCGAAACGGGTAGTAGCGCATCTCGCTGCCCTGCGCTCGGTCGGCGCTGATCCGACAGAACATGGACTTCTCCTGAGTGCAGTCCACCGGAGGAGAGGCTGAGAGGGAAGAGAGTCAGACTTTCAGAGGTCGCATTGAAATCTCACTGCTTGTGAAAACCTCCTTCATCTCTAATTTTCGCTCACCCGAGCCGATGCAGGAGGCCCAGTTGGGCAGACGGCAGGGAGCCGTGCTGCTGTAGAAGGTGCTGACGTCCTGTGGGGCCAAAAGCTCAGAAAACATTGTCCCCTGGAGACACTCGGGCTTACAGCGCAGCAGGGACGAGCCCTGAGGCGACACGTACACGACCTTCCCCGACAAGAACGACACGGCCATGGAGAAAGTGTcctgaagaagaaagaaaaagaacctGAGTGACAAATGCTTCGACTTTTCGAACCTCAAATCAACAGTGTTCCTgcacattttcatgaaaaaaggtCTCTATAAACAAATAAGCGAAATTACCTATATTTGTCCTTTTTGGATATACATTTTGTAGTTTCTCACAGTTCATTAAACAGCTTgcagcaaaataaatgcagCACTCAAACACCAAAATTCAGATGGTTCtaagaaacaaatatttatgaAGCAGGAGTAACTGTATAAACTTACAGTGTTTTTGAGGGTGTACTCTGAGGTGATGTTGTCGAGCTCCTCGATGGTGAAGGCAGACAAGTCCAGACTGCAGCCGTGACACTCCTCCACGCTCCACTGATGATAGTACTCCTTGTTGGCTGGAAACATGAAACATAAAATCAGTCAGGGTGTGTTTATAGGTTAAGATTCAATCAcatactgcacaaaaacaacatgctcTAAAGCCTGAAGAGTCACTCAAGAAAGATGAAATTTCATCCATAACGACAAAAAGGCAACATGGTCAGATTTGGCGGTCACACATCAACTTTTAAGAAGATGCAAACACAAACGCCCCCTCACCTCGGACTTGTTTGACACATTGAAGTGCGTATTTGAGTGCATTAAGCGTGCTGGCGTGGCCCTTGGCCTTGCGCTCGCTTGGTAGGCGGAGCTTCAGCTCCTTGATGGCCTTCATCAGGTCTTTCTGGGTCTGGACCCTCGCCGACTGGTTGCTGCTGCAGCcggaggtggagggggggtcGTGCTCCGAGCTGGTG encodes:
- the per1b gene encoding period circadian protein homolog 1b gives rise to the protein MSYDNSKSLPSSSTRGRVARADKKDNDQEAESEGLNSLETSSGQPSANVTAQEQGSGNEGSSSPSVESGSGGLSRDQRGPNSDDMDGLSSGNDSGERESEGGMERDNGSRGRQSVRSSHSSSNGKDSGMMLETTESNKSSNSQSLSPPSSSLAYSLLSTSSEHDPPSTSGCSSNQSARVQTQKDLMKAIKELKLRLPSERKAKGHASTLNALKYALQCVKQVRANKEYYHQWSVEECHGCSLDLSAFTIEELDNITSEYTLKNTDTFSMAVSFLSGKVVYVSPQGSSLLRCKPECLQGTMFSELLAPQDVSTFYSSTAPCRLPNWASCIGSASPPVDCTQEKSMFCRISADRAQGSEMRYYPFRLTPYQLTIRDSDDAEPQPCCLLIAERVHSGYEAPRIPPDKRIFTTSHTPSCLFQEVDERAVPLLGYLPQDLVGTPTLLYIHPEDRPLMVAIHEKIFQFAGQPFDYTPLRMCARSGEYLTIDTSWSSFVNPWSRKVAFIVGRHKVRTSPLNEDVFTTPQGCETRATTPDVVQLSEQIHRLLVQPVHSGSSQGYSSIGSSGSRGSRRSHQQHLSAASSSDSNGPAMDEAAAVIALHKPMTFQQICKDVHMVKTNGQQVFIESRNRPTPRKNTSAGAASIRAINSDPIRGLIADMTKPPKALVPAPLVPKEPPTGYSYQQINCLDSIIRYLDSCNIPNTVKRKCGSYTASSTSDDDKQQEASNNQGGSVNLVSEPPPLPPLTMATKAESVASVTSQCSFSSTIVHVGDKKPPESDIIMEEAPTTPTLAAPTTTPTPPTSGPSPPANTTVPFPPLPPPPSPPQATQPERDTRRSGSVGGGGSGGGAGGGGSGGGRMGLTKEVLSAHTQQEEQAFLDRFKDLSKLRVFDQTTSSNLRCQTAAANPLSRGVRCSRDYPAAGSSTGHRRGRGGKRLKHQESSDQHSSLGVNGSRRDPRTGTAPVPLNVPIAPPTNSSSWPSVGSQASIPAAPFAPGMLPIYPVYPPIPQPIPAQDPLRFPPNQMVQPMMALVLPNYMFPQMGTPISQPGATPGHFYNPNFTYPPTAPAPAPTVISNPVPVAATCAASRSSTPQSYSQTPADREGAESPLFQSRCSSPLNLLQLEESPSNRLEVATALAASQQATPSVQGGAAGGQSAANQASSHDTSKENGEANESNNDAMSTSSDLLDMLLQEDARSGTGSAASGSGSSGTRSSGSGSGSNGCSSSGTSGTSSSQGSHTSKYFGSVDSSENDHSRKQPAGGSSSAGGDGGEEQFIKCVLQDPIWLLMANTDDKVMMTYQLPVRYDTGQNVTTRHSSLKKEQTALSCKT